AGGGGACGCGCCGAACTTCACCGGCGCGTGAAGCGCCTCATTTGCCGTAGTTCGGGTCCTGCGCCTGGAACGGACCGCACTTGGCGTCGAGCCCGAACCGGTGATCGAAATCGACGGTGCCGCCGCCGAGGGGAATGCGGGTCGGCGGCAGGCCGCGCGTGTACTGATCCACGGTCACGAATTTCTTGTCCGCGCTCATCGTCACATGCACCGGCTCGAGGACCTTGCCCTTGTTGAGCTCGGTCAGGTCGAGCGTGTAGTAGCCGTCCGCCGTCGCGCCCGCGGCCATGCCGCCATGCGGCGCCAACACCACCGATTGCGGCAAAAAGACCTCCATCAACACGCCGTTGCCCTTGCAGGCGACCATGCGGATCAACCAGGTCCGGTCGTCCGGCAGCGTCGCGGCGAAGGCCGGCGCCGACAGCAGCGCAATTGCGGCAGCAAGCGCCGCCATCAAGGTTCGACCCGTCCGGTTCGACATGGATCCTCGGGGGTGATTGGTGTCTCGCGTTTCGTCGAGGGCCAGGCCGCGAAAGTTCAAATCCGCTTCGTGCACCGCAGGGATCACAGCCGCACCCGATCGACCGGGAATATTGGCGATCGCACCGTGATCCATGTTGACGAAGAAAACTGATACAATGCGAGCCGGTTCACACTGACGGCTCGCCGTCCGGACCTATCATCCCGCCGGATGGCGCGCAGCTCGCAGGTATGAGGATCGAAGCGCACACTGTCGGAGGCCCATCATGCATTCATCGTCAGCAGAATGGTTACCCGTTGCGTCAGCACCGCCGGACCGGGAACTCGAGGTTTGCATCCTCGACTATGACGGCATGGTCCATGCGCTGATGTTCCCGTGCCACCGGGACGGTGCCGAGTGGGTCGAGCATCTCAGCAGCAGGCATCTCGACATCCAGCCGACGCATTGGCGCAACTGGATGCCGTCCGCCAACTAAAGCGCCTGCCCGGATATTGCGCTAGATTTGCCACGTGAGGTTCAAGGGTGGGCCAGGAGGCTCGTCATGGAATCACACGTGATCCCTTTCGAGAATCGTTGGACGAACGGCGAGCATGCCTCGGAGTGGCATTGCGAGCTCGAGCGGCCGGGCGTGCCGACGGTCCGGACGATGTATTGCGAGCATGAGACGCATTACCGCGGCGAGACGGCGGTGGTGTTCGACATCCCTGCCGGCTTTGTCCACGACTGGCTGGCGTTCCACGCCCGGCGCGCCGCCCGGCAGCAATCGCTGTGGCGCGCCAGCGTCATCACGCTCGGCCTCATCGCCGCATCGGGCGCCGTGCTCGGTGTGCTGAGATAGGGGCAACGACCCCGTCCCCGGAACGGCCAGACGGTCCGCCCCGCCCTTTCCGGCCCCGGAATCGCCTGCCCAAAAGCCTGCGACGTCAGGCGCAGCCCTCCGACGGCACTTATTAACCCTTTGCTAACCATACACCCGGCAAGAATTGCCGAGTGAAGTCGAGTGTCGTCGAACGCGTCTAACGGGCGGAGATCCCCGTGAACGCCAGCGCGGTGCCTCACTTTCGGAACGGCGGCCCTGCGGCCGTCGCGCAGACGCTTGGCGGCCGCGGCCGCCAGTCGCGGGGGAGAGCGGCAACCATGGTCGACATCACGGCGGGTCAGGGCACGGCGGGCAAGAGCGGATTGCCGAGCCTCGGCGAGATCGGGGATATCCTCAAGCGCGGCGATATCGCGCTGGCGGTCGGCGTCCTCACCATCCTGGTGGTGCTGATCCTGCCGCTGCCCTCGATCGTGCTCGACCTCTTCCTGGCGGTCTCGATCACGGTCTCGATCCTGATCCTGATGACCTCGCTGTTCATCCAGGCGCCGCTGGAATTCTCGTCGTTCCCGACCATCCTGCTGATCTCGACCATGCTGCGGCTGTCGCTGAACATGGCCTCGACCCGGCTGATCCTGAGCCACGGCCACGAGGGCACGGCAGCCGCCGGCCACGTCATCGAGGCCTTCGGCAACTTCGTGATGGGCGGCAACTTCGTGATCGGCATCATCGTGTTCGCGATCCTGGTGATCGTGAACTTCGTGGTCATCACCAAGGGTTCGGGCCGTATCGCCGAGGTCGCGGCACGCTTCCAGTTGGACTCGATGCCCGGCAAGCAGATGGCGATCGACGCCGACCTGTCCGCCGGTCTGATCGACGAGAAGGCCGCCAAGGAACGCCGCAAGGCACTGGAAGACGAGAGCGGCTTCTTCGGCGCGATGGACGGTGCCTCGAAATTCGTCCGCGGTGATGCCATCGCCGGCCTCCTGATCGTCGGCATCAACATCGTCGGCGGTATCATCATCGGCGTCGCCCAGCAGGGCCTCTCCTTCAGCGAAGCCGCCCGCACCTACACCGTGCTGACAGTCGGCGACGGCCTCGTCACCCAGGTGCCGGCGTTGATCGTCTCGACCGCGGCCGGCCTGCTGGTCTCCAAGGCCGGCATCACCGGCGCCGCCGACAAGGCGCTGATGCGCCAGCTCTCCGGCTATCCGCAGGCGCTCGGCATGTCGGCCGGCGTCATGCTGGTGCTCGGGCTGCTGCCGGGCATTCCGACCCTGCCCTTCCTGGCGCTGGGCTCCGGCGCCGCGATGCTCGCCTGGAACGCGCGCAAGCAGAAGCGGGCGGCGAAGGCGGCCGAAACCGCGGCAGCCGCCGCTCCCGCCGCAGCCGCGGCCGCCGCCGCTGCCGCCGCGGAAGAGCCGATCGCCGCCGCGCTGAAGATCGACGACCTCAAGATCGAGCTCGGCTACGCGCTGCTGCCGCTGGTCAACGGGCCTGACGGCACCGACCGCCTCACCGAGCAGATCAAGGCGCTGCGCCGCTCGCTCGCGATCGAGATGGGTTTCGTGATGCCGGCGGTGCGCATCCTCGACAACGTCCAGCTCGAGGCCAACAGCTACGCCATCAAGATCAAGGAAGTCGACGCCGGCACCGGCAAGATCTGGCCGGCCCAGTTCATGGTCATGGATCCCGCCGGCAACCAGGTGCAGCTGCCCGGCATCCACACCATCGAGCCGACCTTCGGCCTGCCGGCGACCTGGGTCGATGCCGGCCTGAAGGAAGAGGCCGCGCTGAAAGGCTACACCGTGGTCGACGCCGCCACGGTGCTGTCGACCCACCTGACCGAACTGCTCAAGACCAACATGTCGGACCTGCTGTCCTACGGCGAGGTGCAGAAGCTGTTGAAGGACCTGCCGAAGGAGCAGGGCGAGCTGATCAAGGACATCGTGCCGAGCCAGGTCACGGTGTCGGGCATCCAGCGCGTGCTGCAATTGCTGCTCGCCGAGCGCGTTTCGATCCGCGATCTCTCGACCATCCTCGAAGGCATCGCCGACGCATTGGCGTTCTCGCGCAATCCGGCGACCATGGTCGAGCACGTCCGCGCCCGGCTCGCCCGGCAGATCTGCGCCCAGAACACCTCGCCGAACGGCTACCTGCCGCTGATCGCACTGTCGGCGCGCTGGGAACAGGCGTTCGCCGAGTCGATCGTCGGCACCGGCGACGACCGGAGCCTCGCGATGCAGCCCTCGAAGCTCTCGGAATTCATGACCGCCGTGCGCAACGCCTTCGAGCAGGCGGCGCGCGAAGGCGAGGCGCCGGTGCTGGTGACGTCGGCCGCGATCCGGCCGTTCGTTCGCTCGCTGGTGGAACGGTTCCGTTCGCAGACCACCGTTTTGTCGCAGGCCGAGATCCATCCCCGGGCCCGTCTGAAGACGGTCGGCAGCGTCTAGCGCTTCGGCTCCGACCGCGGCGGAACCGAAGCTCTGGGTTGTAGTTTGACGGTTTTCGTCACGCCGGGCGGGGCGTCAGTTCGCGGGAAAAATGCTGTAGTGGCCGCAAATCACTTACGTTTTCGCCCGTGTTTTCCCGCCACAGGCAACTGATTTATGTGGAACCGGCCGAAACGGCCCCATCTGGAATGCAGCATTCCAGCGTCAGCTCAAGGCACTGATATTACGAAGGTTTAATGCGATCTGAGATTACCAAAGGGTCATTTTTGATCGCGACCGATCACGTATGATCACGCTCTTGTGATGCCATCTGGGGAACGGAATCGGCAAATCCTACGTTAGCGAGGCACGAGACGTTGAACCGGGCACCAAGCCGAACCGACAGATTGACAGAGAGCAGGAAGGCGGCAGGAGACTTCCATGAACCACTCGATCTACAGCGCTGATCGTACGACGCACCTGAAGATTGTGGTGGTCGCTTTGGTCGCCGGTATCCTGGTCGCTGGCTTCGGCATCTCGGCGCACAATTCGTCGGACGAGGGTTACACTCAGACCGCTCGTGTCATGAAGGCCGGCAAGCCGGTCGCGATCACCAGCACAAGCAATTCGCTGGTCCGCTAACAGGAGAGTTTCACGGAATTCACGTAGCTCTTTACAGCCCCCCAAAGTCGCTGCGTGGATATTTAAGACCCCCAACTACCCCCAAGTTGACTATCGAAAACGCCCGCTCCCCACGGGCGTTTTCTTTTTGTGCGGCGGGTGTGGCTGTCTCCACGTCACTGCCGACAGTCTCTCACGATAGGGTGCGGCCGCTATCGTGACCCGGGCGGCACGGTCTCTATCAGCTTGCCGGTGAAGATCGGCGCCGAGGTCGGCTGGCCGTTCGGCGAACCGCCGGCCTGTTCGACGGTCACCGCGTAGGTGGCGCCATTGATCACGTCGGGATCGTAGCCCGACAGCACCGGACGGGCGGTGAAATCATCGGCGCCGATCACGCCGAGCGAGCGCGGCTGCGGCAGCTTGTCGGAGATCAGCCAGAGCTCGAAGCTCTTGCCGGGCTCCGACGCGGCACCGACCTTGCGCACGGTGAAATTCTTGGTCGCGCCGTCGATGGTCATGATGAAGGCCGGCCCGCCATTCGGTCCCTGCAACAGCGCGACATATTGCGCCGACGGCGTGAGTGCCGGCGCCGGCGTCTTCACTTCCACGGTCTGGATGCGCGGCTTCGGCCGGATCGCATTCGGCAAGGCATCGGGCCGGTAGATCTGCAGGCCGAGCGTCACCAGCAGCGCGGCCGCGATCGCCGTCGCAGCGGACGCGATGCCGCGCCAGCGCTTCATGCGGCCGGTCAGCGCGACCACGTTGCTGTCGTCGCCAAGGCGTGGCCGCACCGATGGCCGCCGGATCTCGGCCGGCTGCCGTATCCCTTCCGGCTGCGAAGGCTCCGGATCGAACGCCGAGCCGAACTCGACATCGTCTGCGATCGGCGTCGGTGGCGGCGGCGCCACCGTGGCGGCCGGCGTCTCGGGCAGCACCAGCGGCGCCTGCGGCGCGCTGGCATGGCCGATCGCCGCCTTGATGTTCTCCCAGACCACCGGGCGCGGCTCGACCAGACCGACCATCTGGTTGAGCGGCCCGAGCCTGAACTCCCAGGCCTGCACCAGCGCGCCGAACCCGCTGTCGACGGCCATCATGGTCTCAACCTGCGTGCGCTCATCGGCATCGAGGGTACCGAGCGCATATTCCGCGGCGAGCGCGATATGGTCTTCGCTATAGGCCATCAATCAGAGTCCAAGACACTCCCGGATATCCATCAGGCTGCGGCGCAGCCAGGTCTTCACCGTGTTCACCGGTGTCTCGAACTTTGCGGCGAGCTGCTCGCGGCTCCAGCCGTTGTAATAGGCGAGCAGCACGAGCTTCTGACGATCTGGCTCCAAACGACCGACGCACTCCAGCAACCGCTTCAACTCTTCCGTCATCTCCCGCCGCGCCAGCGGATCGGGCGAGTCGGCGGCAACCTCCATAGCAGCCGGCTCGTCCTCCAATGAGGACTCGCCACGCTTGCGCACCACATCGATGGCGCGATTACGCGCGATCGACGTCATCCACGTGATCGGGGAAGACAGGGCCGGGTTGAACTGCCCGGCACTGTTCCAGATCTTGACGTAAGCCTCCTGAATGACCTCCTCGGCGAGATCCTGACGCCGCAAGATACGGAGCACGACGCCGAAGAGTTTCGCGCGGGTCGCGGCGTACAGCCGCTCGAAGGCGGCCTCATCCCCCTTGGCGACGGCGGCGATCAGCCAGACCAGCTCAGCCGGCGTCAGCATTCAGCGCCCTCCAAGCCTGCATCCCCCATCGCCTCATTGCCACCGCGCTGCCGATTATCCGCTCCGGACCGGTGGTAGCATATTTTGGGACAGCACCATCCGCCAAGTGGCTGACAAGTGGCCGAGCAGAGGCCGGCTTGTGGACAGCGCCCAACAAAAAGCCCGGGCGGTCGGCCCCGGCTCTCAATGTGGTCTGCGGAGGGAGCGAGGGGTCAGGCGATGACGCCCAGACGGGCCCGCATCAGGCCGATCGAATCCATGTCGGCTTGCTCGCGGGCGCTCTCCTCCGCGCGTTCGCGCGCCTGGTCGCGCTCGTCGAGCAGTTCGACCTTCTTCAATTCCTCGAAGGCTTCCGACAGCAGCGCCTTGGCGTCGTCGAGCTGGGCGCGCAATTCGTCGGCCGAGCGGGTCAGGTTCTCGCGGCGCTGGATCGCGGCCTTGGCATAGGTAGGGTAGGCGAAGTGCGAGGGATCGTTGATCCCGGCGCGCTCCTGCTCGGTCTGGATCTCGCGCTCGAGCTCGACGGACATGCGCTGGAAGTCGGCGATCATGCCTTCGATCTGGGTAACCCGACGGCGCTTTTCATCGACCTGAAATTTCTTCAGGCGGATCAGCGTTTCACGTGACTTCATCGACTCATACTCCCCAGAAGTCCCCAATCCGAACGCGGGACAGAGCCGGCTCCCCGCTGGGCCCCGCCGGCATAGCTATGGTGTGCCGGCGATGATGGCCTGACAAAGTTAGCGTTCCGTTTCCAAACCCGACAGGATTTGAGCCAGTTGCCGGTAGCCATCGCCGAGGCTGGTCGCCTCGTCCTTGGCCTGGCGCAGGAAGCTCTCCAGCGGCTCGTGCAACCGGATCGCCTCGTCGACCTCGGGGCTGGAACCCGGCCGGTAGGCGCCGAGCCGGATCAGTTCCTCCATGTCGGCATAGGTCGCCATCACCTGCCGCGCCTTGTTGATGAAGGGCAGGAAATTGGGGTCAGCCGACTTCGGCATGGTGCGCGAGACCGACTTCAGAATGTTGACGGCGGGATAGCGGCCGCGCTCGGCGATCGCCCGCTGCATCACGATGTGACCGTCGAGGATGCCGCGCACCGCGTCGGCGATCGGCTCATTGTGATCGTCGCCGTCGACCAGCACGGTAAATATCGCGGTGATGGTGCCGGCGCCAGTGCCCGGCCCTGCCCGCTCCAGCAGCTTCGGCAGTTCGGTGAACACGGTCGGCGTGTAGCCCTTGGCGGTCGGCGGCTCGCCCGCCGAGAGCCCGATCTCGCGCTGCGCCATCGCAAAGCGCGTCACCGAGTCCATCAGGCACAGCACGTCCTGGTCCTCGTCGCGGAAATATTCCGCGATCGCGAGCGTGAGGTACGCCGCCTGGCGCCGCATCAGCGCCGGCTCGTCCGAGGTGGCGACCACCACGACCGAGCGCGCCAATCCCTCCTCGCCGAGATCCTCCTGGAGGAATTCCTGCACCTCGCGGCCGCGTTCGCCGATCAGCCCGATCACCGAGATCGCAGCATCGACGTTGCGCGCCAGCATCGACAGCAGCACCGACTTGCCGACGCCCGAGCCGGCGAAGATGCCGAGCCGCTGGCCGCGGCAGCAGGTCAGGAAAGTGTTAAGGCCGCGGACGCCGAGGTCGAGCGGCGGCCCGACCCGCTTGCGCGAATGCGCCGGCGGCGGCGAGTTGCGGTAGGACATCGGCGAGGCGCCCTGCACCAAGGGCCCCTTGCCGTCGATCGGCTCGCCCATCGCGTTGACGACGCGGCCGAGCCAGGCCGGCGACGGCCGCACCTGGCTTGCCGCGTTGGCGATCACAGCGCGGCAGCCGCGCCTGACGCCCTCGAGCCCGCCGAACGGCATCACCACCGCATTCTCGCCGGAGAAGCCGATCACCTCGGCCGGGATGAAGCGGCCGGCGCCGACATCGATCACGATGCGGGCACCGACCGACATCGCGTGAATGGGGCCTGCGATCTCGACCATCAGTCCGCGGACGCCGACGACACGGCCATAAATATTGACGCCGTCGATGTCGCCGATCTGCTCCGCGAGCGCCTTCATTGCGAAAACCTTAAGTTTCCGCAATTTTGCGCCGGCCGCTTAACTTCGTGTTTACCCGCATCATTAATCATTGCGTCACTGTCTTTGGTGACTGAGGTCGCTCGCCCATCAGAAGAAGGGCGAGTCGCGAGAGTCGGTTAGGCCCGATTCTTAATGTGGAAACTGAACGAGCGCGGTTAGGAAAAGCTTCTTCTACGCAATATCTTAGGGCGATTCGACAAAAATTGCACGGTTAGAGCTTGCGTCGAGGAATCAGTTTTTGTTAACCATATCTCGTCAGGATCCGAATCAGTTGTTCAAAGGCGTTTTGTGAGTGCCGCAAGTGCGGCCGACCTGACGCCCGGAGCGGCGACTATAGGGGACTGGCATGCGCGTTTTGCTAATTGAAGATGATAGCGCCGTCGCGCAGTCGATCGAATTGATGCTCAAATCCGAGAGTTTCAACGTCTATACGACGGATCTCGGTGAAGAAGGCGTCGATCTCGGCAAGCTTTACGACTACGACATCATCCTGCTCGACCTCAACCTGCCCGACATGTCCGGCTACGACGTGCTCAAGCAGCTCCGGGTTTCGAAGATCAAGACTCCCATTCTGATCCTCTCCGGCCTCGCCGGCATCGAGGACAAGGTCAAGGGTCTCGGCGTCGGCGCCGACGACTACATGACCAAACCCTTCCACAAGGACGAGCTGGTCGCCCGCATCCACGCGATCGTCCGCCGCTCCAAGGGTCACGCCCAGTCGGTCATCCAGACCGGCGATCTCGTGGTCAATCTCGACACCAAGACCGTCGAGGTCGGCGGTCAGCGCGTGCACCTGACCGGCAAGGAATACCAGATGCTGGAGCTGCTCTCGCTCCGCAAGGGCACCACGCTCACCAAGGAAATGTTCCTCAACCATCTCTACGGCGGCATGGACGAGCCGGAGCTGAAGATCATCGACGTCTTCATCTGCAAGCTGCGCAAGAAGCTCGCGAACGCCTCCGAGGGCCGCAACTTCATCGAGACCGTGTGGGGCCGCGGCTACGTACTGCGCGAGCCGCATGAGGCCGACGAACGCATTCCCGCCTGACGCTTTCTATAGCAAACCTCCTCAACCCCGCCGCAAATGGCGGGGTTTTTGTTTTTGGGACGCTACGCCACCGGGACCGCGGCAAGGGCGGCGAGCACATCCGCGC
The window above is part of the Bradyrhizobium sp. PSBB068 genome. Proteins encoded here:
- a CDS encoding anti-sigma factor; translated protein: MAYSEDHIALAAEYALGTLDADERTQVETMMAVDSGFGALVQAWEFRLGPLNQMVGLVEPRPVVWENIKAAIGHASAPQAPLVLPETPAATVAPPPPTPIADDVEFGSAFDPEPSQPEGIRQPAEIRRPSVRPRLGDDSNVVALTGRMKRWRGIASAATAIAAALLVTLGLQIYRPDALPNAIRPKPRIQTVEVKTPAPALTPSAQYVALLQGPNGGPAFIMTIDGATKNFTVRKVGAASEPGKSFELWLISDKLPQPRSLGVIGADDFTARPVLSGYDPDVINGATYAVTVEQAGGSPNGQPTSAPIFTGKLIETVPPGSR
- the fliI gene encoding flagellar protein export ATPase FliI, coding for MKALAEQIGDIDGVNIYGRVVGVRGLMVEIAGPIHAMSVGARIVIDVGAGRFIPAEVIGFSGENAVVMPFGGLEGVRRGCRAVIANAASQVRPSPAWLGRVVNAMGEPIDGKGPLVQGASPMSYRNSPPPAHSRKRVGPPLDLGVRGLNTFLTCCRGQRLGIFAGSGVGKSVLLSMLARNVDAAISVIGLIGERGREVQEFLQEDLGEEGLARSVVVVATSDEPALMRRQAAYLTLAIAEYFRDEDQDVLCLMDSVTRFAMAQREIGLSAGEPPTAKGYTPTVFTELPKLLERAGPGTGAGTITAIFTVLVDGDDHNEPIADAVRGILDGHIVMQRAIAERGRYPAVNILKSVSRTMPKSADPNFLPFINKARQVMATYADMEELIRLGAYRPGSSPEVDEAIRLHEPLESFLRQAKDEATSLGDGYRQLAQILSGLETER
- a CDS encoding response regulator transcription factor codes for the protein MRVLLIEDDSAVAQSIELMLKSESFNVYTTDLGEEGVDLGKLYDYDIILLDLNLPDMSGYDVLKQLRVSKIKTPILILSGLAGIEDKVKGLGVGADDYMTKPFHKDELVARIHAIVRRSKGHAQSVIQTGDLVVNLDTKTVEVGGQRVHLTGKEYQMLELLSLRKGTTLTKEMFLNHLYGGMDEPELKIIDVFICKLRKKLANASEGRNFIETVWGRGYVLREPHEADERIPA
- the flhA gene encoding flagellar biosynthesis protein FlhA, whose protein sequence is MVDITAGQGTAGKSGLPSLGEIGDILKRGDIALAVGVLTILVVLILPLPSIVLDLFLAVSITVSILILMTSLFIQAPLEFSSFPTILLISTMLRLSLNMASTRLILSHGHEGTAAAGHVIEAFGNFVMGGNFVIGIIVFAILVIVNFVVITKGSGRIAEVAARFQLDSMPGKQMAIDADLSAGLIDEKAAKERRKALEDESGFFGAMDGASKFVRGDAIAGLLIVGINIVGGIIIGVAQQGLSFSEAARTYTVLTVGDGLVTQVPALIVSTAAGLLVSKAGITGAADKALMRQLSGYPQALGMSAGVMLVLGLLPGIPTLPFLALGSGAAMLAWNARKQKRAAKAAETAAAAAPAAAAAAAAAAAEEPIAAALKIDDLKIELGYALLPLVNGPDGTDRLTEQIKALRRSLAIEMGFVMPAVRILDNVQLEANSYAIKIKEVDAGTGKIWPAQFMVMDPAGNQVQLPGIHTIEPTFGLPATWVDAGLKEEAALKGYTVVDAATVLSTHLTELLKTNMSDLLSYGEVQKLLKDLPKEQGELIKDIVPSQVTVSGIQRVLQLLLAERVSIRDLSTILEGIADALAFSRNPATMVEHVRARLARQICAQNTSPNGYLPLIALSARWEQAFAESIVGTGDDRSLAMQPSKLSEFMTAVRNAFEQAAREGEAPVLVTSAAIRPFVRSLVERFRSQTTVLSQAEIHPRARLKTVGSV
- the fliJ gene encoding flagellar export protein FliJ — encoded protein: MKSRETLIRLKKFQVDEKRRRVTQIEGMIADFQRMSVELEREIQTEQERAGINDPSHFAYPTYAKAAIQRRENLTRSADELRAQLDDAKALLSEAFEELKKVELLDERDQARERAEESAREQADMDSIGLMRARLGVIA
- a CDS encoding sigma-70 family RNA polymerase sigma factor, giving the protein MLTPAELVWLIAAVAKGDEAAFERLYAATRAKLFGVVLRILRRQDLAEEVIQEAYVKIWNSAGQFNPALSSPITWMTSIARNRAIDVVRKRGESSLEDEPAAMEVAADSPDPLARREMTEELKRLLECVGRLEPDRQKLVLLAYYNGWSREQLAAKFETPVNTVKTWLRRSLMDIRECLGL